A single genomic interval of Coccidioides posadasii str. Silveira chromosome 1, complete sequence harbors:
- a CDS encoding uncharacterized protein (EggNog:ENOG410PIHE~COG:S~BUSCO:8009at33183), translated as MRSHLTRGVFQAIVENRPYVHSQCSRQLTLLLSSRQPRRCPFLITQSRTAFSLPFLPRADNVTKSQLTDNGAKQMMELVNALEQQTLPPPPFILAKAFMAFIQERGESMAVLTQNQVRFLLQTFQHLVNEYPYKGARGSVRTVLGLESLENTMFVLAQAGCEPDAVELLNKLAKAIYIQISHRNERAESPHLEPTPVVLRSYVSILASTGSPLEALNIVETYWETVLSPEGIIPWLDIISGLAKEGKESEIPVVMGKMDRCGVVLDPNSHEEMVKLLAAENNVDALRKLFELELPNGLQPTATSTAFAIATAVRNSMVDWASQLSESFPAYPTPESRDAMLLLAAAKSEGAENIQKILDSMSARNPEIKTSMTIATFNPLLEHANMTNRLDLVDEYAELARKWGLQADAQTYMLMMDSKLREGDLDGAIALFANVDPEGLAEQTDVVMLNRILRQLCSTQYVDVDYDTILSFVDRLIEARGRFEAETLGALCQVLLSRHELESISGLLRPVIDQYNADELSTISESFVKYISDQNQSTEDAWEAYELLNMAFPNTSVRIRTDIMTQFFERGRSDLACLVFGHMRQKERGPRRPTSHTYAMCLQGISRAADSQGLHLVHNMLKLDLEVGLTTKVLNGLMLAYAACGMPEKAMGFFREILHSEEGPSEQTLMIFFRVCETYHSGVEEATKMLDKLKSLDVRIDRGIYNAYIGALAGHCQVEKATEAIQAMESKIGAGPSTQTLGTLYNAIPFQYWKDQVEEWAQATYPGLWEELEQRGRHEDEEGLKSFDINRNIDV; from the exons ATGCGTTCCCATCTCACTCGCGGGGTTTTCCAGGCGATCGTGGAAAACAGGCCATACGTCCATTCTCAATGTTCTAGACAATTAACTCTCCTGTTGTCCTCTCGCCAACCCCGAAGATGTCCATTCCTTATCACCCAGAGCCGAACCGCATTCTCCCTTCCCTTTCTCCCACGCGCAGACAATGTCACAAAGTCTCAGCTTACGGACAATGGAGCCAAGCAGATGATGGAATTGGTAAATGCGCTGGAGCAGCAGAccctgccgccaccacctTTCATTCTTGCCAAGGCCTTTATGGCGTTTATTCAAGAGCGAGGAGAGTCGATGGCCGTTTTAACCCAAAATCAAGTCCGATTCTTGCTACAGACTTTCCAGCATTTAGTCAACGAATACCCATACAAAGGGGCCCGGGGATCCGTGCGCACAGTTTTGGGACTTGAAAGCCTGGAAAATACGATGTTTGTTTTGGCTCAGGCGGGATGCGAGCCCGATGCGGTCGAGCTTTTGAATAAACTGGCCAAGGCGATATACATACAGATCTCCCATCGGAATGAGCGGGCTGAGTCACCACATCTGGAACCCACCCCAGTAGTTCTCAGGTCATACGTCTCAATACTGGCCTCTACAGGATCACCACTGGAAGCCCTAAATATAGTTGAGACATACTGGGAAACGGTCCTTAGCCCTGAAGGAATCATACCGTGGCTTGATATCATCAGTGGTCTAGCCAAAGAGGGCAAAGAATCAGAGATCCCGGTAGTGATGGGAAAGATGGATCGTTGCGGTGTCGTCTTGGATCCGAACTCTCACGAGGAAATGGTTAAGTTGCTTGCAGCAGAAAATAACGTTGACGCTCTGAGGAAGCTTTTCGAGCTAGAGCTTCCCAATGGCCTCCAACCTACCGCTACGTCCACTGCATTCGCGATAGCAACTGCTGTCCGAAACTCCATGGTCGATTGGGCAAGCCAGTTGAGCGAATCCTTCCCCGCATACCCGACACCAGAAAGCCGAGACGCGATGCTTCTCTTAGCTGCAGCGAAATCCGAGGGAGCGGAAAACATCCAGAAAATTCTGGACAGTATGTCTGCGAGAAATCCCGAAATCAAGACCTCCATGACCATTGCCACCTTCAACCCACTCTTGGAACACGCAAACATGACCAACAGACTGGATCTGGTGGATGAGTACGCTGAGCTCGCACGAAAGTGGGGCCTCCAGGCGGATGCGCAGACCTATATGCTAATGATGGATTCGAAGTTGCGGGAGGGGGACCTTGACGGAGCTATCGCTCTCTTTGCAAACGTTGACCCCGAGGGTCTCGCCGAGCAAACTGATGTTGTCATGTTGAATAGAATTCTCCGACAGCTTTGCTCCACCCAATACGTCGACGTGGACTACGATACCATACTGTCATTCGTCGACCGCCTAATCGAAGCAAGGGGGCGTTTTGAAGCCGAAACGCTCGGAGCACTCTGTCAAGTCCTCCTCTCTCGTCACGAACTAGAAAGTATTTCCGGACTCCTCCGCCCCGTCATCGATCAGTATAATGCCGACGAACTATCCACGATCAGCGAATCTTTCGTCAAGTACATCTCCGATCAGAATCAGTCTACGGAAGACGCCTGGGAAGCCTACGAGCTGCTGAACATGGCATTTCCCAACACCTCAGTCCGCATAAGGACGGATATTATGACTCAATTCTTCGAGCGTGGCCGTTCGGATCTCGCATGCCTCGTTTTCGGACACATGAGACAGAAGGAGCGCGGGCCCAGGCGTCCCACCTCGCACACGTATGCGATGTGTCTACAGGGGATATCCCGTGCTGCCGACTCCCAGGGCCTACACCTCGTGCACAACATGTTGAAGCTCGATCTCGAAGTCGGATTGACCACCAAGGTGCTCAACGGGCTGATGCTCGCATACGCTGCGTGCGGTATGCCCGAGAAAGCGATGGGATTCTTCCGCGAGATCCTTCACTCCGAAGAAGGGCCCTCGGAACAGACCCTGATGATATTCTTCCGCGTGTGCGAGACGTACCATAGCGGCGTAGAAGAAGCCACGAAGATGCTGGACAAGTTGAAATCGTTGGATGTACGGATCGACAGGGGTATATACAATGCGTACATCGGCGCGTTGGCTGGACACTGCCAGGTGGAGAAGGCGACGGAGGCGATCCAGGCTATGGAGTCGAAGATCGGTGCTGGACCGAGCACTCAGAC CCTTGGGACCTTGTATAATGCTATTCCCTTCCAGTATTGGAAGGATCAAGTCGAGGAGTGGGCGCAGGCGACTTATCCCGGACTATGGGAGGAACTCGAACAGCGAGGACGCCATGAAGATGAGGAGGGACTAAAGAGTTTCGACATCAATAGGAATATTGATGTTTAA
- the GDH2_1 gene encoding NAD-dependent glutamate dehydrogenase (EggNog:ENOG410QE6V~COG:E~BUSCO:599at33183), producing the protein MSPADLTPQNGNGVPANGANGLAPPSGSGTPLGFHRVHNKLLDSVKGTPAREPSPQPVHLGIPGGSPRVLSEEGPGYVAAKFEGKGKQMEQVMDQLEESGFIPSEFISTETDWFYNMLGIDDMYFQTETVDAIASHILSLYAAKVAAYARDDKRLDIRLDKEAADHAVYIDTSRPGVSAVGGPRYEQRIDEKYIDGSTPSNSYRVETFRSATSLPDDNQHQLRCYFVYKCHFNNPHPDPGETNIEVIGEKRFLQKATENTKAIYQEIISNAVARSGPVIEMFEIEGSREKRLVVAYRQGSAMGFFSALSDLYHYYRLTSSRKYLENFSNGITVVSLYLRPIAGAEASGRHPPIEAAIHQIMKEVSLLYCVPQNKFQSHFASGRLSLQETIYAHCVWVFVQQFLNRLGSEYTSLTALLDSNNTVHAELLSKIKKRLRTETFTSDYILEIINKYPDLIHRLYLDFANTHYVQTRAAGDDFLPTLSYLRLQVDEVLDSKQLKDLVSKTVVSEHDEMVMKSFLVFNNAVLKTNFYTPTKVALSFRLNPDFLPTHEYPQPLYGMFLVISSEFRGFHLRFRDISRGGIRIVKSRDKEAYAINARSIFDENYNLANTQQRKNKDIPEGGAKGVILLDVNHQDKARVAFEKYIDSILDLLLPPVSPGIKDPIVDLHGQDEILFMGPDENTAELVDWATMHAKQRGAPWWKSFFTGKNPKLGGIPHDTYGMTTLSIRQYVEGIYRKTGVDETQIRKLQTGGPDGDLGSNEILLGREKYTAIVDGSGVIVDPQGLDREELLRLAKARIMISNFDMSKLSPEGYRVLVDDANVTLPNGEVVHNGTVFRNTFHLRKGDYDIFVPCGGRPESINLANVSKLIVDGKTTIPYLVEGANLFLSQDCKLRLEKSGCVLFKDASVNKGGVTSSSLEVLASLSFDDKGFAEHMCIGEDGKAPEFYNAYVREVQETIKRNATLEFEAIWREHELTGIPRSILSDTLSVAITKLDEELQKSELWDNLRLRKAVLGDALPKLLQEKIGLDTLLERVPDSYLRSIFGSYLASRFVYQYGATPGQFAFFDFMSKRMPKE; encoded by the exons ATGTCCCCCGCCGATCTCACCCCGCAGAACGGGAACGGGGTCCCCGCCAACGGCGCCAATGGCCTTGCCCCCCCTTCGGGCTCAGGCACTCCTCTCGGCTTCCATCGCGTCCACAACAAACTGCTGGACAGCGTAAAGGGCACTCCCGCTCGCGAACCTTCTCCCCAACCCGTCCACCTTGGAATCCCCGGCGGCTCCCCGCGCGTCCTGTCTGAAGAGGGTCCCGGATATGTGGCAGCCAAGTTTGAGGGCAAGGGCAAGCAGATGGAACAAG TGATGGATCAGCTGGAAGAGAGCGGTTTCATCCCCTCCGAGTTCATCTCCACCGAGACGGACTGGTTCTACAACATGCTCGGCATCGACGACATGTATTTCCAGACCGAAACCGTCGACGCTATTGCCAGCCACATCCTCTCCCTCTATGCCGCAAAGGTCGCCGCCTACGCGAGAGACGACAAGCGCCTGGACATCAGACTCGACAAGGAGGCCGCTGACCACGCCGTCTACATCGACACCAGCAGACCCGGCGTCAGCGCCGTCGGCGGCCCCCGCTACGAACAGCGCATCGACGAGAAGTACATCGACGGCTCCACCCCGAGCAACAGCTACCGCGTCGAGACCTTCCGCTCTGCCACCTCCCTGCCCGACGACAACCAGCACCAGCTCCGCTGCTACTTCGTCTACAAGTGCCACTTCAACAACCCCCACCCCGACCCCGGCGAGACCAACATCGAGGTCATCGGCGAGAAGCGCTTCCTGCAGAAGGCTACCGAGAACACAAAGGCTATCTATCAGGAGATCATCAGCAATGCAGTGGCCCGGTCTGGCCCTGTCATCGAGATGTTCGAGATTGAAGGAAGCCGCGAGAAGAGACTGGTCGTCGCGTACCGCCAAGGCTCCGCCATGGGCTTCTTCAGCGCCCTGTCCGATCTCTACCACTACTACCGCCTCACCAGCTCCCGGAAGTACCTCGAGAACTTCTCCAACGGCATCACCGTCGTCTCTCTCTACCTCCGCCCCATCGCCGGCGCCGAGGCCTCCGGAAGGCACCCGCCCATCGAGGCTGCCATCCACCAGATCATGAAGGAGGTCTCGCTCCTTTACTGTGTCCCCCAGAACAAGTTCCAGAGCCACTTCGCCAGCGGACGCCTCAGCCTGCAGGAGACCATCTACGCCCACTGCGTCTGGGTCTTTGTCCAGCAGTTCCTCAACCGTCTCGGCTCCGAATACACCTCCCTGACCGCGCTGCTCGACTCCAACAACACCGTGCACGCTGAGCTCCTCTCCAAGATCAAGAAGAGACTGCGCACCGAGACCTTCACCTCCGACTACATCCTCGAGATCATCAACAAGTATCCCGATCTCATCCACAGACTCTACCTCGACTTTGCCAACACCCACTACGTCCAGACCAGAGCCGCCGGTGACGACTTCCTCCCAACCTTGAGTTACCTTCGCCTGCAGGTCGATGAGGTTCTCGACAGCAAGCAGTTGAAGGACCTCGTCTCCAAGACCGTTGTCAGCGAGCACGACGAGATGGTCATGAAATCCTTCCTCGTCTTCAACAACGCCGTTCTCAAAACCAACTTTTACACCCCGACCAAGGTCGCCCTGAGCTTCCGCCTGAACCCCGACTTCCTGCCCACCCACGAATACCCGCAGCCCCTCTACGGCATGTTCCTCGTCATCAGCTCCGAATTCCGTGGATTCCACCTTCGCTTCCGTGATATCTCGCGCGGTGGTATCCGTATCGTCAAGAGTCGGGATAAGGAGGCGTATGCCATCAACGCTCGCTCGATCTTCGATGAGAATTACAACTTGGCCAATACCCAGCAGCGAAAGAACAAGGATATCCCAGAAGGAGGAGCCAAAGGTGTTATCTTGCTCGACGTGAACCACCAAGACAAGGCCAGAGTGGCATTCGAGAAGTACATCGACAGCATCCTCGACCTCCTCCTTCCTCCGGTCAGCCCCGGCATCAAGGACCCCATCGTCGACCTGCACGGTCAAGACGAGATTCTCTTCATGGGACCTGACGAGAACACCGCTGAACTGGTCGATTGGGCTACGATGCACGCCAAGCAGAGAGGTGCTCCTTGGTGGAAGTCCTTCTTCACCGGCAAGAACCCCAAGCTCGGTGGTATTCCCCATGACACCTACGGCATGACCACTCTGTCGATTCGCCAATACGTCGAGGGCATCTATCGCAAGACGGGCGTCGATGAGACCCAGATCCGCAAGTTGCAGACCGGTGGCCCCGATGGCGACCTCGGATCTAACGAGATCCTGCTCGGCCGTGAGAAATATACCGCCATCGTGGACGGCTCTGGTGTGATCGTTGACCCCCAAGGTCTCGATCGTGAGGAGCTTCTGAGACTCGCAAAGGCGCGTATCATGATCTCCAACTTCGACATGTCGAAACTTTCGCCTGAAGGATACAGAGTCCTCGTCGACGACGCCAACGTCACACTTCCCAACGGCGAAGTTGTCCACAACGGAACCGTCTTCCGCAATACCTTCCATCTCAGGAAAGGTGATTACGATATTTTTGTGCCCTGCGGCGGTCGTCCCGAGTCCATCAATCTGGCCAACGTCTCGAAACTCATCGTCGACGGCAAGACCACCATCCCGTATCTCGTTGAAGGCGCCAACCTCTTCCTATCCCAGGACTGCAAGCTTCGCCTTGAGAAGAGCGGATGTGTCCTCTTCAAGGATGCTTCCGTCAACAAGGGTGGCGTGACATCTTCTTCGCTTGAGGTCTTGGCCTCCTTGTCCTTTGACGACAAGGGTTTCGCCGAGCACATGTGCATCGGCGAGGATGGCAAGGCACCAGAATTCTACAACGCCTATGTTCGCGAGGTCCAGGAGACGATCAAGCGCAACGCTACTCTCGAGTTTGAAGCCATCTGGAGGGAGCACGAGCTGACCGGCATTCCGCGAAGCATCCTCAGTGACACCCTCAGCGTCGCCATCACCAAGCTGGATGAGGAGCTCCAGAAGTCAGAACTCTGGGACAACCTCCGCCTGCGCAAGGCTGTGTTGGGTGATGCACTTCCTAAGTTGCTCCAGGAGAAGATCGGTCTGGATACTCTGCTTGAGCGG GTTCCTGATAGCTATCTCCGATCTATCTTCGGCAGTTACCTTGCAAGCCGTTTCGTCTATCAGTACGGCGCTACACCGGGTCAATTTGCCTTCTTTGATTT CATGTCCAAGCGAATGCCAAAAGAATAG
- the GDH2_1 gene encoding NAD-dependent glutamate dehydrogenase, variant 2 (EggNog:ENOG410QE6V~COG:E~BUSCO:599at33183) — MDQLEESGFIPSEFISTETDWFYNMLGIDDMYFQTETVDAIASHILSLYAAKVAAYARDDKRLDIRLDKEAADHAVYIDTSRPGVSAVGGPRYEQRIDEKYIDGSTPSNSYRVETFRSATSLPDDNQHQLRCYFVYKCHFNNPHPDPGETNIEVIGEKRFLQKATENTKAIYQEIISNAVARSGPVIEMFEIEGSREKRLVVAYRQGSAMGFFSALSDLYHYYRLTSSRKYLENFSNGITVVSLYLRPIAGAEASGRHPPIEAAIHQIMKEVSLLYCVPQNKFQSHFASGRLSLQETIYAHCVWVFVQQFLNRLGSEYTSLTALLDSNNTVHAELLSKIKKRLRTETFTSDYILEIINKYPDLIHRLYLDFANTHYVQTRAAGDDFLPTLSYLRLQVDEVLDSKQLKDLVSKTVVSEHDEMVMKSFLVFNNAVLKTNFYTPTKVALSFRLNPDFLPTHEYPQPLYGMFLVISSEFRGFHLRFRDISRGGIRIVKSRDKEAYAINARSIFDENYNLANTQQRKNKDIPEGGAKGVILLDVNHQDKARVAFEKYIDSILDLLLPPVSPGIKDPIVDLHGQDEILFMGPDENTAELVDWATMHAKQRGAPWWKSFFTGKNPKLGGIPHDTYGMTTLSIRQYVEGIYRKTGVDETQIRKLQTGGPDGDLGSNEILLGREKYTAIVDGSGVIVDPQGLDREELLRLAKARIMISNFDMSKLSPEGYRVLVDDANVTLPNGEVVHNGTVFRNTFHLRKGDYDIFVPCGGRPESINLANVSKLIVDGKTTIPYLVEGANLFLSQDCKLRLEKSGCVLFKDASVNKGGVTSSSLEVLASLSFDDKGFAEHMCIGEDGKAPEFYNAYVREVQETIKRNATLEFEAIWREHELTGIPRSILSDTLSVAITKLDEELQKSELWDNLRLRKAVLGDALPKLLQEKIGLDTLLERVPDSYLRSIFGSYLASRFVYQYGATPGQFAFFDFMSKRMPKE, encoded by the exons ATGGATCAGCTGGAAGAGAGCGGTTTCATCCCCTCCGAGTTCATCTCCACCGAGACGGACTGGTTCTACAACATGCTCGGCATCGACGACATGTATTTCCAGACCGAAACCGTCGACGCTATTGCCAGCCACATCCTCTCCCTCTATGCCGCAAAGGTCGCCGCCTACGCGAGAGACGACAAGCGCCTGGACATCAGACTCGACAAGGAGGCCGCTGACCACGCCGTCTACATCGACACCAGCAGACCCGGCGTCAGCGCCGTCGGCGGCCCCCGCTACGAACAGCGCATCGACGAGAAGTACATCGACGGCTCCACCCCGAGCAACAGCTACCGCGTCGAGACCTTCCGCTCTGCCACCTCCCTGCCCGACGACAACCAGCACCAGCTCCGCTGCTACTTCGTCTACAAGTGCCACTTCAACAACCCCCACCCCGACCCCGGCGAGACCAACATCGAGGTCATCGGCGAGAAGCGCTTCCTGCAGAAGGCTACCGAGAACACAAAGGCTATCTATCAGGAGATCATCAGCAATGCAGTGGCCCGGTCTGGCCCTGTCATCGAGATGTTCGAGATTGAAGGAAGCCGCGAGAAGAGACTGGTCGTCGCGTACCGCCAAGGCTCCGCCATGGGCTTCTTCAGCGCCCTGTCCGATCTCTACCACTACTACCGCCTCACCAGCTCCCGGAAGTACCTCGAGAACTTCTCCAACGGCATCACCGTCGTCTCTCTCTACCTCCGCCCCATCGCCGGCGCCGAGGCCTCCGGAAGGCACCCGCCCATCGAGGCTGCCATCCACCAGATCATGAAGGAGGTCTCGCTCCTTTACTGTGTCCCCCAGAACAAGTTCCAGAGCCACTTCGCCAGCGGACGCCTCAGCCTGCAGGAGACCATCTACGCCCACTGCGTCTGGGTCTTTGTCCAGCAGTTCCTCAACCGTCTCGGCTCCGAATACACCTCCCTGACCGCGCTGCTCGACTCCAACAACACCGTGCACGCTGAGCTCCTCTCCAAGATCAAGAAGAGACTGCGCACCGAGACCTTCACCTCCGACTACATCCTCGAGATCATCAACAAGTATCCCGATCTCATCCACAGACTCTACCTCGACTTTGCCAACACCCACTACGTCCAGACCAGAGCCGCCGGTGACGACTTCCTCCCAACCTTGAGTTACCTTCGCCTGCAGGTCGATGAGGTTCTCGACAGCAAGCAGTTGAAGGACCTCGTCTCCAAGACCGTTGTCAGCGAGCACGACGAGATGGTCATGAAATCCTTCCTCGTCTTCAACAACGCCGTTCTCAAAACCAACTTTTACACCCCGACCAAGGTCGCCCTGAGCTTCCGCCTGAACCCCGACTTCCTGCCCACCCACGAATACCCGCAGCCCCTCTACGGCATGTTCCTCGTCATCAGCTCCGAATTCCGTGGATTCCACCTTCGCTTCCGTGATATCTCGCGCGGTGGTATCCGTATCGTCAAGAGTCGGGATAAGGAGGCGTATGCCATCAACGCTCGCTCGATCTTCGATGAGAATTACAACTTGGCCAATACCCAGCAGCGAAAGAACAAGGATATCCCAGAAGGAGGAGCCAAAGGTGTTATCTTGCTCGACGTGAACCACCAAGACAAGGCCAGAGTGGCATTCGAGAAGTACATCGACAGCATCCTCGACCTCCTCCTTCCTCCGGTCAGCCCCGGCATCAAGGACCCCATCGTCGACCTGCACGGTCAAGACGAGATTCTCTTCATGGGACCTGACGAGAACACCGCTGAACTGGTCGATTGGGCTACGATGCACGCCAAGCAGAGAGGTGCTCCTTGGTGGAAGTCCTTCTTCACCGGCAAGAACCCCAAGCTCGGTGGTATTCCCCATGACACCTACGGCATGACCACTCTGTCGATTCGCCAATACGTCGAGGGCATCTATCGCAAGACGGGCGTCGATGAGACCCAGATCCGCAAGTTGCAGACCGGTGGCCCCGATGGCGACCTCGGATCTAACGAGATCCTGCTCGGCCGTGAGAAATATACCGCCATCGTGGACGGCTCTGGTGTGATCGTTGACCCCCAAGGTCTCGATCGTGAGGAGCTTCTGAGACTCGCAAAGGCGCGTATCATGATCTCCAACTTCGACATGTCGAAACTTTCGCCTGAAGGATACAGAGTCCTCGTCGACGACGCCAACGTCACACTTCCCAACGGCGAAGTTGTCCACAACGGAACCGTCTTCCGCAATACCTTCCATCTCAGGAAAGGTGATTACGATATTTTTGTGCCCTGCGGCGGTCGTCCCGAGTCCATCAATCTGGCCAACGTCTCGAAACTCATCGTCGACGGCAAGACCACCATCCCGTATCTCGTTGAAGGCGCCAACCTCTTCCTATCCCAGGACTGCAAGCTTCGCCTTGAGAAGAGCGGATGTGTCCTCTTCAAGGATGCTTCCGTCAACAAGGGTGGCGTGACATCTTCTTCGCTTGAGGTCTTGGCCTCCTTGTCCTTTGACGACAAGGGTTTCGCCGAGCACATGTGCATCGGCGAGGATGGCAAGGCACCAGAATTCTACAACGCCTATGTTCGCGAGGTCCAGGAGACGATCAAGCGCAACGCTACTCTCGAGTTTGAAGCCATCTGGAGGGAGCACGAGCTGACCGGCATTCCGCGAAGCATCCTCAGTGACACCCTCAGCGTCGCCATCACCAAGCTGGATGAGGAGCTCCAGAAGTCAGAACTCTGGGACAACCTCCGCCTGCGCAAGGCTGTGTTGGGTGATGCACTTCCTAAGTTGCTCCAGGAGAAGATCGGTCTGGATACTCTGCTTGAGCGG GTTCCTGATAGCTATCTCCGATCTATCTTCGGCAGTTACCTTGCAAGCCGTTTCGTCTATCAGTACGGCGCTACACCGGGTCAATTTGCCTTCTTTGATTT CATGTCCAAGCGAATGCCAAAAGAATAG